In Nicotiana tabacum cultivar K326 chromosome 21, ASM71507v2, whole genome shotgun sequence, one DNA window encodes the following:
- the LOC107813448 gene encoding putative calcium-binding protein CML41 encodes MDSIRIPKYFGCSSHKNLTVKLLRLRSKSSSSSQSSSTTPKSPNISRRNSSREDEFREVFRHFDTDNDGKISAFELRAYFGSIGEHMSHEDAQEIIDELDTDGDSFIDFEDFKKMVVQKEGTSDDESLKAAFEMYEVEKGCGRITPKSLQRVLSRLGDPKSYDECVTMIQVYDTDGNGELDYHEFRQMMTP; translated from the exons ATGGATTCTATCagaataccaaaatattttggctGCTCCTCACACAAAAACCTTACTGTAAAATTACTTAGGCTTAGATCAAAGTCGTCAAGTTCAAGCCAGAGCTCTTcaacaactccaaaatcaccaaatATTTCACGACGAAACTCATCAAGAGAAGACGAGTTTAGAGAAGTGTTCCGTCATTTCGACACTGATAACGATG GTAAAATATCTGCTTTCGAGCTAAGAGCATATTTTGGATCCATAGGAGAACACATGTCACATGAAGATGCTCAAGAAATCATAGACGAACTCGACACGGATGGCGACAGTTTCATAGATTTTGAAGATTTTAAGAAAATGGTGGTACAAAAAGAAGGAACAAGTGATGATGAATCCTTAAAGGCAGCATTTGAGATGTATGAAGTTGAAAAAGGTTGTGGTCGGATTACACCTAAAAGTTTACAGAGAGTTTTGAGTCGTTTAGGGGATCCAAAGTCTTATGATGAATGTGTCACTATGATACAAGTCTATGACACTGATGGTAACGGAGAACTTGATTATCATGAATTTCGCCAAATGATGACGccttaa